GGTGATCTACATCGGCCTGTGCCTCATCCTGTCCGGCATCGCCAAGCTGGTCGAGATCCGGTTGCGGAAGGGCCGTAAGGGCAAGGTTCTGGACGCCAACCCGGCTCCGGGATCCACGCTGGAAGGCGGCAGCGCCGGCGCCTGACGCCGGCATCCGCGTACGCGAGAGGCCGTGACCCCTGGGGTCACGGCCTCTCTGCTGTTCCGCAGGACTCTGTTGTTCCGCCGGACTCAGTCCGAGAGCCAGGCGGTGAGCGCCGCGAGGCACGTCCGCACGGCCTGAGCGTCCACGCGCTCGTCGTCCTTGTGAGCCAGCAGCGCATCCCCCGGTCCGAAGTTCACGGCGGGGATGCCGAGTTCGGAGAAGCGCGCGACGTCGGTCCAGCCGTACTTGGGCTTCGGCTCGCCACCGACCGCGGCCACGAAGCTCGCGGCCGCCGGGTGGTTGAGGCCGGGCCGGGCGCCCGGTGCGGCATCCGTCCGCACCACATCGAAGCCCTCCATGAGCTGCTTGACGTGCAGCTCGGCGTCGTCCGCGGTCTTGTCCGGGGCGAAGCGGTAGTTGATCTCCACCACGCAGCGGTCCGGGATGACGTTGCCGGCGGTGCCTCCGTGGATGAGCACCGCGTTCAGGCTCTCGCGGTAGTCCAGCCCGTCCACCGCGACGGTGCGGGGCTGGTACGCGGCGAGCCGGGTCAGCACCGGGGCCACCGCGTGGATGGCGTTCTCCCCCATCCATGCGCGGGCCGAATGCGCGGCCACGCCGCGGGTCGTCACCTCGAAGCGGCTCGTGCCGTTGCAGCCGCCCTCCACCACGCCGTTGGTGGGTTCGAGCAGGATCGCGAAGTCACCCGTCAGCAGCTCGGGGTGGTTCTTCACGAGCCGGCCCAGACCGCTCTTGGAGGCTTCGACCTCTTCGTGGTCGTAGAAGACGAAGGTGACATCGCGCTGCGGGACCAGTTCGCCTCGGCCGATCGCGGCGGCGAGAGCCAGCTGCACTGCCACGCCGCCCTTCATGTCGACGGCGCCGCGCCCGTGGAGCACTCCCTCACCCGGAGTGCCGTCCCAGCTGCTGGGCACCGTGCCGCGGGAGCCCTCGGTACCCGGCAGGGGCACGGTGTCCAGGTGACCGGCGAGGATGACGCGTTCGGCGTGGCCCGCCGTCGTGCGCGCGACGATCGAATCGCCGTCGCGCGTCACCTCGAAGAAGTCCAGGGCCCGCAGGGCCTGCTCCACCGCGTCGGCGATGGCGGTCTCCTGATCGGAGACGCTGTTGATGTCGATCAGTGCGGCGGTGAGGAGCGAAACGTCCTGCTGAAGGTCCAGAGCGGTCATTTTTTCACTCTACCGTCACGCGGAGCCGCTGCTTTTGAGGCCGCACGACGCGCCGATAAACTGCTCGCATGACTTCCGCAGCCCCTGAGAACGCTTCCGCCCAGAGCCGCACCGCCCACGGTTTCGGCATCGCCACCATCGCCGTCCGCGGCGAGGACGCCACCGTCCTGGACGTCTGGTTCCCGGCTCCCGCCCTCGGTGAGGCCGCCGAGTCCCTGCGCTCCGTGGAGAACGCCCCGCAGGACCTGATCGAGGCGGCTGCCGCCGGGGACGACGCCGACCGCGGCACCCAGCAGCAGGTGGTCTTCGCGCAGATCGACCTGGACGAGGCCCCCGCGGACACCGCCGACGCCTACCTGCGCCTGCACCTGCTCTCCCACCGCCTCGTGGCCCCGAACACCATCAATCTGGAGGGCCTCTTCGGCAAGCTCGCCAATGTCGTGTGGACCAACTTCGGCCCGGCGCTGCCCGAGGGCTTCGAAAGCGTTCGCGCCAAGCTGCGCAAGCGCGGCAACGTCACGGTCTACGGCGTGGACAAGTTCCCGCGCATGGTCGACTACGTGGTCCCCACGGGCGTGCGGATCGCCGACGCCGACCGCGTCCGCCTGGGCGCGCACCTCGCCGAGGGCACCACGGTCATGCACGAGGGCTTCGTGAACTTCAACGCGGGCACCCTCGGCACCTCCATGGTGGAGGGCCGCATCTCGGCCGGCGTCGTGGCCGGCAACGGGACCGACGTCGGCGGCGGAGCCTCCATCATGGGCACCCTCTCCGGCGGCGGCAAGGAACGCGTCGCCCTGGGCGAGCGGGTCCTGCTGGGCGCCAACTCCGGTGTGGGCATCAGCATCGGCGACGACTCGGTGGTCGAGGCCGGCCTGTACGTCACGGCCGGGACCCGGGTCCGCCTCCACGGGCCGAAGGACGCCGACGGCGAGGAGCAGCAGCAGATCGTCAAGGCCGTGGAACTCTCCGGCGTCCCGAACCTGCTCTTCCGCCGCAACTCCAGCACGGGTGAGGTCGAGGTCCTGCCGCGCAAGGGCCAGACGGTGGAACTGAACGAGGCGCTGCACGCCAACTAGTCAGGAACGCCATTTACCATGGAGGGGGCGGGGCCACAGGCTCCGCCCCCTCTCCTGTCCCCCAACGGAAGCTCCTCGTGTCACGACGTCGCCACCTCAGGCTCTGGATCACGCTCGTCCTCCTCGCCAGCCTTGTGGCCGGAGGCATCTGGGTCGCCGTCCAGCTGACCCACTCGATCAGCGCCGACGGACCCGAACTGTGCACCACCGAGACGTCCGGGCAGAAGTTCCAGCTCACCCCCGAGCAGTCCGTCTACGCTTCGCTGATCTCCGCCGTCGGCGTCAGCCGCGAGCTCCCTCCGCGCGCCTCCTCCATCGCGATCGCCACGGCCATCCAGGAGTCGAACCTGCGGAACCTCAACTACGGCGACGCGGCCGGCCCGGATTCCCGCGGACTGTTCCAGCAGCGGCCTTCCCAGGGCTGGGGCACCGAGGCCCAGATCATGGATCCGTACTACTCCACCGCCACGTTCTACAAGGCCCTGGTGAAGGTGCCGAACTACCAGTCGATCCCGTTGACCGAGGCCGCCCAGACCGTTCAGCGCTCCGCTTTCCCCGAGGCCTACGCGGATCATGAGAGCGAAGGCCGCGCGTTCGCCTCCTCCCTGACCGGGCAGTCCCCCGCGTCCTTCAGCTGCAGCCTGGCCCCCGCGTCCGGCGCCGGTGATCCCCAGGCCGTGCGGAAGGAACTGGCGAAGGCCTTCCCGCACCTCGGACTCGACGGCTCCGGCCGCGAGGTCCGGGTGGACGTCTCCGGGACAGCGGGCTGGGCCGTGGCTCACTGGGCCGTGGCTCATGCCAAGGCGTTCGGGATCGACCGGGTGGACTACGACACGCAGACCTGGCTGCGGGAGAACCGGGACGGTTGGCGGTCCACGCATGCGCTCAGCCACCAGGTGGTCATCACCCTCGCCTCCGGGCCTGGCGCCTGACCCGAGCCCTGGCACGGGCTCCCCGCAATCCTCAAACCGGCGCAGTCCTCAAACCGATGCAGTCCTCAGACCAGCAACTCCACGATCGGCTCCAGATAGCTGCGCAGCAGCAACGGGTCCTGCGTGAGGTGGTGGCTGAGCAGCACCAGATCGGGCGCCGAGTACCAGGCCCGCGGCTCGGCGAACGGCAGCACCACGACGTTCAGGCTGAACGTCCTCGCCCGGCGTCGCACGGCTTTCTCCCGGGCTTTCACCACGGCTTCCACCTCGGCCTCGAGGACCCCGGAATGCCGCGCCTGATGCTGGGTGTGCTCGCGGACCCTCGCCTCCGCCCAGCTGTACGCCGCGCCGCGGTGCGCGCTGGCCACCCGGTGGAGCGCCGGGGACCCGACGAACTGTGCGGTCTCCAGGATGGCGGGCGACTGGGTGTGGCTGTGATGGGTCCGGAGGAGATGCTCCCACCAGGCCTCCCACTCGATCCGGAGGGCGTCGCGACCGCCCACTTCCGAGATCAGGTGGTGGTGCTCACTGCCGTGCACGCGCGGTTCGATGGGCGCCAGGGTGGGGATCCCGGCGTCGTGCATCCCCGAACTGTCCCGGAGATACAGGGCGACAAGCAACGGGAATGAGGTGCCCACGGTGATGTGCCATGGTGCAGGCTCGTCCGCCCCGGACCCTCCGGAGCCGATGGGTTCATCGACGCTCATGCAGACCTCCTGGCCCTGCCGACACCGCGGCATACGGCCCCGGCTCTCAGTGTAGATCCGCGGCCCGGCAGTGTTAATGGGCTGGGGGCTTAAACCTCGGGAGACTCCAGGCTCGCCAGATGGGCCACCAGGACGCTCCGGCACATGGACGCGTCCAGCCACTGGGTGTGCACGAGGCCGTGGAGGGACAGCCCGTCCAGCAGCGACATGAGGCGTTCCGCCTCCACCACCAGATCCTCCAGCCTCCCGTCCGGCCGGAACGCCTGGATGACCTGCCCGACGACGGCGGCCGACGCCCGGTAGCCGCGCTCGGCCTCCGCCTGCAGCCCGGCGTTCCCGCGGGAGGCCAGGCGGAACTCCGTCCTGGCGCTGCATTCGGCCGCGCTGTTCCCGTCGAGGGGCAGGAACTCCGCGAGAAGCAGGAGTGAGGCTTCCGTCAGGGCCTCCCGGTCCCCGGCTTCGACGGCCGCGTGCACGGCGGGGAGGCGGGCGCTCAGGCGCTCCTCCAACCGGTCGTGAGCCGTGGCGAAGGCGTGCTCCAGAAGCTCGGCGCTGTCCTTGAAGTAGTGCCGGACTGAACCGACCACGAGGGACGCCTCCGCGGCGACCTCCCGGAGTGACACGCGGGCCAGGCCATCGGTGGCGATGATCCGGAAGACCGCATCGGCCACATCGGCTCTTCGGGCTACTGCATTCACGACTTTCGGCACCCTTAGTTTGTAGCACACCTGCGCTTCTTCTGCGCGCTGCGATACGGTGATGCCATGACGATTTTGGTTACCGGCGGTTCCGGCTACATCGGTTCGCACACCGTCCTGGCGCTCCAGGAGGCCGGGCATGACGTGGTGGTGATGGACAATCTGTCCAATTCGAGCGAGGAGTCGCTGCGCCGGGTGGCGCAGCTCAGCGGCAAGCCGGTCCCCTTCCACCAGGTGGATCTCACCGACCCGGAAGGCCTGGACCGGCTGTTCTCCGCCTACGACTTCACCGCGGTGATCCACTTCGCGGGCCTGAAGGCCGTGGGCGAATCCGCGAGCATCCCGCTCGAGTACTACTACCGGAACGTGGCCGGCACCATCAATCTCCTCCGCGCCATGGACGCCCACGACGTGCGCAGCATCGTGTTCAGCTCGTCCGCCACGGTGTACGGGGAGCACAACCCCATCCCGTACATCGAGAAGATGGAGATCGGCGCGAGCAACCCCTACGGCCGCACCAAGGAGCAGATCGAGGACATCCTCAGTGATCTCAGCGCCGCAGACGAGCGCTGGTCCGTGGCACTCCTGCGCTACTTCAACCCGGTCGGCGCCCACCCCTCGGGCCTCATCGGCGAGGACCCGCAGGGCATCCCGAACAACCTGGTGCCGTACATCGCCCAGGTCGCGGTGGGCCGCCGCGAGAAGCTCATGGTGTTCGGCGGGGACTATGACACTCCGGACGGGACCTGCCTGCGGGACTACATCCACGTCGTGGACCTCGCCGAGGGCCACCTCGCCGCGCTGAACCACATCGCTTCCCGCACCGGCACCTTCCGCTGGAACCTGGGCTCCGGGCGGGGATCCAGCGTCCTGGAAGTGCTCCAGTCGTTCGAGCAGGCCGTCGGGCGCCGGCTCCCCTACGAGATCACCGGCCGCCGCCAGGGCGACCTCCCCGCCTTCTGGGCCGACCCCTCCTCCGCCCTGGCCGATCTCGGCTGGTCCACCACCCGGTCCCTCGACGAGATGTGCGAGGACCACTGGCGCTGGCAGAAGAACAACCCCCACGGCTACGCGTCCTGACGGCGGAGCCTCCAGCGCTTCAACGACGACGGCGGCCGCTCACCGGAAAGGTGAGCGGCCGCCGTCGTCGTTGCTGCGGAGATCAGACCGCCGGGTAGTTGCGCTCCGGGTAGCCCGTGTAGAGCTGGCGCGGGCGGCCGATCTTGGTGGCGGGATCGTTGATCATCTCGCGCCACTGGGCGATCCAGCCCGGCAGACGGCCGATGGCGAAGAGCACGGTGAACATCTTCTCGGGGAATCCCATGGCCTTGTAGATCAGGCCGGTGTAGAAGTCCACGTTCGGGTAGAGCTTGCGCTGGATGAAGTAGTCATCCGCCAGGGCCTTCTCCTCCAGGCGCATCGCGATGTCCAGCAGTTCGTCGTTGCCGCCGAGCTTGCCGAGGACCTCGTGAGCAGTCGCCTTGATGATCTTGGCGCGCGGGTCGTAGTTCTTGTACACGCGGTGGCCGAAGCCCATGAGCCGGACGCCGTCCTCCTTGTTCTTCACCTTCTCCATGTAGTCCTCCGGCTTGATGCCGTCGGCCTGGATCTGGCGGAGCATCTTCAGCACGGCCTCGTTGGCGCCGCCGTGGGCAGGGCCGAAGAGGGCGTTGATGCCGGCGGAGACGGACGCGAAGAGGTTGGCGTTGGCCGAGCCCACGAGGCGCACCGTGGAGGTGGAGCAGTTCTGCTCGTGGTCCGCGTGCAGGATGAGCAGCAGGTCCAGGGCCTTCACGATCGTGGGGTCCATGTCGTACTGCTCCACCGGAAGGCCGAAGGACAGGCGCAGGAAGTTCTCCACCAGATTCATCGAGTTGTCCGGGTACAGCATCGGCTGCCCGATCGACTTCTTGTGGGCGTACGCCGCGATGACCGGGACCTTGGCCAGGAGGCGGATCGTGGACAGCTCCACCTGCTCCTGGTTGAAGGGGTCCAGGGAGTCCTGGTAGAAGGTGGACAGCGCGGAGACTGCGGAGGAGAGCACCGGCATCGGGTGGGCATCACGCGGGAACCCTCCGAAGAAGCCCTTCAGGTCCTCGTGCAGCAGGGTGTGACGGCGGATCTTCTGGTCGAACTCTTCGAGCTCGGTGGGGGTCGGCAGTTCGCCGTAGATCAGGAGGTAGGAGACCTCGAGGAAGCTGGAGTGCTGCGCCAGCTGCTCGATCGGGTACCCGCGGTAGCGGA
The nucleotide sequence above comes from Arthrobacter woluwensis. Encoded proteins:
- a CDS encoding citrate synthase — protein: MTEHKSATLRHENGELQLPRIAAVEGNDGYDVSKLLKATGAVTYDPGFMNTAATTSAITYIDGDAGILRYRGYPIEQLAQHSSFLEVSYLLIYGELPTPTELEEFDQKIRRHTLLHEDLKGFFGGFPRDAHPMPVLSSAVSALSTFYQDSLDPFNQEQVELSTIRLLAKVPVIAAYAHKKSIGQPMLYPDNSMNLVENFLRLSFGLPVEQYDMDPTIVKALDLLLILHADHEQNCSTSTVRLVGSANANLFASVSAGINALFGPAHGGANEAVLKMLRQIQADGIKPEDYMEKVKNKEDGVRLMGFGHRVYKNYDPRAKIIKATAHEVLGKLGGNDELLDIAMRLEEKALADDYFIQRKLYPNVDFYTGLIYKAMGFPEKMFTVLFAIGRLPGWIAQWREMINDPATKIGRPRQLYTGYPERNYPAV
- the galE gene encoding UDP-glucose 4-epimerase GalE — encoded protein: MTILVTGGSGYIGSHTVLALQEAGHDVVVMDNLSNSSEESLRRVAQLSGKPVPFHQVDLTDPEGLDRLFSAYDFTAVIHFAGLKAVGESASIPLEYYYRNVAGTINLLRAMDAHDVRSIVFSSSATVYGEHNPIPYIEKMEIGASNPYGRTKEQIEDILSDLSAADERWSVALLRYFNPVGAHPSGLIGEDPQGIPNNLVPYIAQVAVGRREKLMVFGGDYDTPDGTCLRDYIHVVDLAEGHLAALNHIASRTGTFRWNLGSGRGSSVLEVLQSFEQAVGRRLPYEITGRRQGDLPAFWADPSSALADLGWSTTRSLDEMCEDHWRWQKNNPHGYAS
- the dapE gene encoding succinyl-diaminopimelate desuccinylase, encoding MTALDLQQDVSLLTAALIDINSVSDQETAIADAVEQALRALDFFEVTRDGDSIVARTTAGHAERVILAGHLDTVPLPGTEGSRGTVPSSWDGTPGEGVLHGRGAVDMKGGVAVQLALAAAIGRGELVPQRDVTFVFYDHEEVEASKSGLGRLVKNHPELLTGDFAILLEPTNGVVEGGCNGTSRFEVTTRGVAAHSARAWMGENAIHAVAPVLTRLAAYQPRTVAVDGLDYRESLNAVLIHGGTAGNVIPDRCVVEINYRFAPDKTADDAELHVKQLMEGFDVVRTDAAPGARPGLNHPAAASFVAAVGGEPKPKYGWTDVARFSELGIPAVNFGPGDALLAHKDDERVDAQAVRTCLAALTAWLSD
- a CDS encoding TetR/AcrR family transcriptional regulator encodes the protein MNAVARRADVADAVFRIIATDGLARVSLREVAAEASLVVGSVRHYFKDSAELLEHAFATAHDRLEERLSARLPAVHAAVEAGDREALTEASLLLLAEFLPLDGNSAAECSARTEFRLASRGNAGLQAEAERGYRASAAVVGQVIQAFRPDGRLEDLVVEAERLMSLLDGLSLHGLVHTQWLDASMCRSVLVAHLASLESPEV
- the dapD gene encoding 2,3,4,5-tetrahydropyridine-2,6-dicarboxylate N-succinyltransferase; the encoded protein is MTSAAPENASAQSRTAHGFGIATIAVRGEDATVLDVWFPAPALGEAAESLRSVENAPQDLIEAAAAGDDADRGTQQQVVFAQIDLDEAPADTADAYLRLHLLSHRLVAPNTINLEGLFGKLANVVWTNFGPALPEGFESVRAKLRKRGNVTVYGVDKFPRMVDYVVPTGVRIADADRVRLGAHLAEGTTVMHEGFVNFNAGTLGTSMVEGRISAGVVAGNGTDVGGGASIMGTLSGGGKERVALGERVLLGANSGVGISIGDDSVVEAGLYVTAGTRVRLHGPKDADGEEQQQIVKAVELSGVPNLLFRRNSSTGEVEVLPRKGQTVELNEALHAN